The genomic interval CCATTCTCACTATGTTTTACTCGCGTTCTTCGGATGCCCTTCCTAGAATAACGGCAGAAAAAGTAGGAGGATAGTTTGTAAATAAAGTCATCCAAAAGAATGACTTTCTGTTGTTGAAGGGATCCATCCATGGCCGCGTCTCCACTGAAATCGCTGTCCGCCTCACATTCTTCGACGTTATCGGGGAAGTCTGATGCTTTTAAAGCGGTACGACGCGTGCGTGGCGATATAAGCCATAAACCCTTTATTGCGATTTGGGAGGTTACGCGAGCCTGTGGCCTTGTGTGCAAGCATTGCCGTGCGGATGCTCAGCATAACCCTCACCCCGGGCAGCTCACCACGGAGCAAGGCTTTGCACTTCTTCGGGACTTAGCTTCCTATGACAGGCCACGACCGTTAGTGGTTCTTACCGGCGGCGATCCTTTTGAGCGGGAAGACCTGGAAGAACTCGTGGAATACGGGACACAGCAGGGCCTTTCGATGTCATTGTCGCCATCGGTCACCCCGCGTTTGACTGCAGAACGCATTCAGCGACTTCATGATCTCGGCGGCAAAGCAATGTCGATGTCATTGGACGGGGCCACGGCCCAGACGCATGACGCCTTCCGTGGTTTTAGTGGAACTTTTGACGCTACAGTCTCGATGGCGCAGACAATTCTTGATGCGGGTTTCCGGCTGCAAATCAATTCGACCCTGACCAAAAATAATATCCGAGAGGCACCTTTGCTCCTGAAAACCGTGATGGAGATGGGGGCGAAGATGTGGTACGTCTTCTTCCTAGTGCCTACGGGGCGTGGCGCAGCGTTGAATGCTCTGAGCCCGCAAGAACGAGAAGACGCTCTTTATTGGCTTGCCGACGTCGCCAATAGAATCGCCATCAAAACCACCGAAGCCCCGCAATATCGTCGCGTGGTCATTCAGCATAAGCTGCGCGCATCTGGCGAGTTACCACCGTATAAAGGTGGAGAACTTTACGACTATCTCACAGCGGAAACGACAAGGCTCCTGGGTGCCATTCCTGAACGGCCTAGGACTCCTA from Corynebacterium ulcerans carries:
- a CDS encoding TIGR04053 family radical SAM/SPASM domain-containing protein, coding for MAASPLKSLSASHSSTLSGKSDAFKAVRRVRGDISHKPFIAIWEVTRACGLVCKHCRADAQHNPHPGQLTTEQGFALLRDLASYDRPRPLVVLTGGDPFEREDLEELVEYGTQQGLSMSLSPSVTPRLTAERIQRLHDLGGKAMSMSLDGATAQTHDAFRGFSGTFDATVSMAQTILDAGFRLQINSTLTKNNIREAPLLLKTVMEMGAKMWYVFFLVPTGRGAALNALSPQEREDALYWLADVANRIAIKTTEAPQYRRVVIQHKLRASGELPPYKGGELYDYLTAETTRLLGAIPERPRTPRPPMAVNSGSGFVFIDHVGDVYPSGFLPLHCGNVKETSIKDIYAHSPAFKALRDPNHWHGKCSVCEYHDLCGGSRSTAYALTGDLRASDPTCAYMPQAWTEAGHTSVEF